One Panulirus ornatus isolate Po-2019 chromosome 20, ASM3632096v1, whole genome shotgun sequence genomic window, ACATGTACATTAGATTTGTCTAGCGTTGGACTGATCTTTGAAAGACAATCATCATAAGGTAACACTAACACTTTTTGTAAACTTGTCTGTTTCAGGctcagtcctgtgtgtgtgtctgtctgtgtgtgtgtgtgtgtgtgtgtgtgtgtgtgtgtgtgtgtgtgtgtgtgtgtgttttaatcccGTATCAGTATTGCAGTATCACATTAATCTTAATGTTTTGTCCTCTCCTCATTTGCTCTTACTTCTATTTAATATTTTCAGGTGCTGTTCGCCCTTGTGGCTTTtgccacagccaagcctcagtATTGGTGGCCTCATACCACTCCGCTGGTGACGGTCAAGTCTACTGACGTTGCTTCCCCCATCATCCCCTATGCTGGCCTTCCCTGGACCCATGGTCTCTTCCCCTACTCCTTGATGGCGGCCGCCAAGCCAGCTGAGGAACGCGCCAAACGATCCGCTGAGGCCGACCCTGAAGCTGATCCACAGATACTCTACACTTCTTCAATGTCCTATCCCTATGCTGGCAATGCCTGGGCCTACCATGGACCCTGGACTTGGCCCTATGGTGTAAATCCTCTCCTCACTGTCGCTAAGCCAGCTGAGGAAACTCGTGCCAAACGCTCCGCTGATGCTGAGCCTGAAGCTGATCCTTTCCTGCTCTACTCTTCTGGAATTAGTCACCCTTACACTGGCTACCCCTGGGCCTACAACACTTTCCCCTACAACTGGCACTATGGCATGAGGCCTCTGGTCACCGTAGCTAAGCCAGCTGAGGCAGCACGCGCCAAGCGTTCCGCTGATGCTGATGCCGATCCTCAGGTTATCCTCAACACTCCCTTCAACTATCCTTACGCTGCCCACCCTTACGCCTACAGTATCGAAGCGGGTAGTGGCTTCATCACTCCTTACTCCGGCATTTTCTCTTATTCTACTCCAGTCGTGACAAACGCTAAGGTTCAAATAGAATAATTTGCCTACCACTGGACTTCATTACCTGGAGATGAGGCTGCTGTTTACCGCCGCCACCGATCACCTGGTGAAAGGCTTGTACAAAGACCCAGCAGGGTTCCCTCCCTGcaacagcacatccatccttacCATCTGCTGCCATGATATCTAAAGCTGGGCACGAGGGcttcgtcttctgtctcattGAGATACAAGACTTAAAGCAGCTCACAAATCTCTGATATTCTCCTGCACTTTCCTTACACTAGCAGCCTCTGAACTCTCATCACAGGGTAGAGGGCGCCAGCCAAGGAAACCAGTAGAATATTATACGGCAGTAACTCCAGAACCTGACAGCACTGATCACCGGCCTTAGTTTTGTTTTGGTCACATTTGtgttgctttctttttttcattcttgcaaAATATTTCAATAAACAATGAACTAtcacatttgtttttcttttacctcTGCTATTCATAGTGCAGCATATAACATGATTCTAAAATGGCGTTGGCATGCCATCGTAACCAAGTACACAGCAGAAATTTTTTCACCGGACTATGAGTTTCTGTCATCTAGCTGTCAGAATTTCTTGTCATGAAACTGTTCGAGTCGTTGTCTGGGCAGTTCTCCAAAACCTGCCAATAGGTAACTACCTCCTCGCACAGGAGCAAAACTGAGCTGCCAGCAGTGCCTTCTTTGGTAAGGGGACCAGCACTTTAGGTCGGTATCTCAGGAAAGAGAATTTTATACTTATCAAAGATATTGTCAATGAACACGAACAGCGCTAACCTATTTTCTAGTAATTTTACCGGCATGACCGATGGCTTACGTCttaccatttatacagtcatacGAGTCATATTTAGGTGGGGAGAGTCCAGTTGGTAATTCAGGTGTCGTGCAGGAGACGAGGTCTCCTCCATTCCTCCAGGTTCTGGGCCATCGTTGCTACATCAGCGGCACCTGAAGGTCCCCATGACCTTGGGCCATCCTCAAGACTTTTACAGCTGCGTTTCAATTCTTTAAACTTATCCTGCTACTGTGGTTGTATGAGATGGCACCAAGATTGTGCTCAACCATCACTcacataaaaaaaacttttttggaTATGAGCTGGAAATTATTCAGATAGTTTCAAGCAGCAAATGATGCACATCGGTTGTCATCCAAAGCTTCACCTTTAtattaaaaaaatacataaacctCACATGTCATTTGATACCGAAAAAAGAGGACTACCGCTTGTAAGTATGTATAGTGGTGCTCTGTGAAGCAAATCGATTGATACTATTTTTGTCCATGGTCGCACGCACCGCGAGGTAAGTGTTTACTTGTATATCATTAAGTGACTCGACACATATTGCTGACATGTGTGATGTTCTTACTAAACTAGCACAGGATTCTGTTGGAGGTTCTAACGATTCTGGAAGTTTAAAGAGTAAACAGATTAACAATTACCAGCATTCAACCTCGGAAGGTGATTTGCCTAGATGGTTACCCACTAGTTTGATCGATTTGTGAGCCCATCTACAGCCCATAAGACTGTCATCTTTACGAAATTCTAAGCAAAATTCAAGAGAAAGGAGACACAGAAATCATAATCTTTTTTGCTTGTTGACTGAAGCAAAGGTTTTTAGAAGCTAATGTAAGTTAatgaaagcgacaaagtataatatatgaatatatatatatatcttttctttcatactattcgccatttcccgcattagcgaggtagcgttaagaacagaggactgggccttttagggaatatcctcaccaggcccccttctctgttccttcttttggaaaataaaaaagaaaaaaaaaattgagaggggaggatttccagccccccgctcccttcccttttagtcgccttctacgacacgcagggaatacgtgggaagtattctttctcccctatccccagggataatatatatatatatatatatatatatatatatatatatatatatatatatatatatatatatatatatatatatatatgaatatattcatatatatatatatatatatatatatatatatatatatatatatatatatatatatatatatatatatatatataaatatatatatatatatatatatatatatatatatatatatatatatatatatatatatatatatatatatatatatattttatttattttattatactttgtcgctgtctcccgcgtttgcgaggtagcgcaaggaaacagacgaaagaaatggcccaacccccccccatacacatgtatatacatacgtccacacacgcaaatatacatacctacacagctttccatggtttaccccagacgcttcacatgccttgattcaatccactgacagcacgtcaaccccggtataccacatcgctccaattcactctattccttgccctcctttcaccctcctgcatgttcaggccccgatcacacaaaatctttttcactccatctttccacctccaatttggtctccctcttctccttgctccctccacctccgacacatatatcctcttggtcaatctttcctcactcatcctcttcatgtgcccaaaccacttcaaaaccctcttctgctctctcaaccacgctctttttatttccacacatctctcttacccttacgttactcactcgatcaaaccacctcacaccacacattgtcctcaaacatctcatttccagcacatccatcctcctgcgcacaactctatccatagcccacgcctcgcaaccatacaacattgttggaaccactattccttcaaacatacccatttttgctttccgagataatgttctcgacttccacacattcttcaaggcccccaggattttcgccccctcccccaccctatatgtatatatatatatatatatatatatatatatatatatatatatatatatatatatatatatatatatatatatatatatatatatatatatatatatatatatatatatatatatatatatacatacatatattcctatgagtacacgggaaaatgaaacacgataagttcccaagtgcacttatcgagtctcattttctttttcctttcatacacattcgccatttcccgcgttagcgagatagcgttaagaacagaggactgagcctctgagggaatatcctcacttggcccctttctctgttccttcttttggaaaattaaaaacggaaggggaggatttccagcctctcgctccatccccttttagtcgccttctacgaagcgcagggaatacgtgggaagtattttttctcccctgtccccagggatactcGCCTTACATCCTTAAAAGAAACTTCTCATTGTTTCTgacagctctcctcccacaccgtatactcttaagactttccacaaggcatccctatcagctctgttatatgctttctccagatccataaatgccacatataaatccatgtgTTTCTCTTGCAGTGCTTATGATGTCAGCCAAGTCCACctgttggggtgagaggttaCGTAACGTGATAGTATCAAGTTTGTCTAAGCAGGGTAAGTGAAGGACAGTTGAGAAGTAAGCTTtcggtgtcttcattgtggaGGTGTCATTTAAGCACGAGGTATTTTGTGGCATGTTAAATCGACGTCTCAAGTCTTGAAGAGACGTGCTTACATCGAAGACGTGCGAATGTGACTCGTGTTCGTCTGGAGAGTGCAGTTTCAGTGTGCGTCTGATGGAATGGAGTTCAACACTGGGTGGGGCTGAGGCGATGGAGGCTTTTCAGATTCTGTTGAGTCAAATCAGTGAGAACTTGTTTTGTGGAGGTGATgtttgatgggggtgggggtggaggggatcTCTAAGTACAGGTGGCTGAAGTTGGAGGTTggggtgagtttttttttttatttctggttgAAGGTTAGTGAGTCGTTATGAAATGCCTCCGATGGGAGGGAACCGATGCTGTTGCACAGAATACTGAAGTGGAATTATATTGCAAGTGATTTTTCTTCGTACTTCAGGTGTTGAATGTTTTCAGTTGCTATACTACCAGTTCCCATGTGTACCTTGTTGTAGGGATTTGTAAATTTGTTACGTCTGCTTTTGGGAAGAGTTGGTGACCAGTCAAAGTTAGGCATAGGCTAAAGTTGATCAACAATCGCCTGAAACTGTTGCAAGTTAGTGTTGTGAGAGCAATTTTTTTGGGGTTGTGGACTTTGTGCTGATATTTGTGATGTAGGTGGTAAACGCTCTGTGTGCGTTGCACGTCATGCCgaatgtggctggtgttgtgtttaGTGGAACTTGTTGATCATTCAGATGATTGTAGGGTGGAAGCTGGATATGGGTGTGCCATGGATTAAGTGAGTGACGGTAAATTCCTGCTAGAGGTGTCGTGGTTCTCAAGGTCGGTGTTTTATTTGCGTGGTGTTGTGCTGCACATTAACTGATGCTTTTGTAGTGTTGAGATTCCGTGAtttgattgtgaggtcgtctggaTATGAGGTGAAATTACACTTTGTGTTCTTTATTTGTTGTGTTGGTTGGGGAGACAAAGGAAGGTCATGCAGGATGACATAGAATAAGGCTGAAGGAAGAACACCAGCTTAGGATGGCCCACTGTAGAGTTAAAACGTGTGGACTTTGTTGATGACTGTCTTGGTGGCGGGTTATGAAATTAggtaaccattttttttcctttttttgttagtttcatgGAGGGTAGTGTCAAGTAACTTTTGTGTAAAGATATACCGTGAGACAGTTACGAATACTTGTTGATGTCTAAAGCCACTAAGAACTGTTTAGAGGCGATGTTGTATCTCGTTCAGCCATCCAGAGTTAATGTGAAGATTGTATGCAGTGTTTTATGGAGTGCTTGGGTCTGAAAATGTGATGGGTGAGAGTGGGCTATTTTGGTTGATTCTTCTgtatcttagtttttttttttttctcgaggaTATTGTGTAATGAGTAAAACAATGACCAGCTTCAGAGTTTGCCAACGTCCCTTTGTAAGATGGTGCAATCCTCCTTCGTGACTATGTCATCATCCGCAAGCATATGCAAGGAAGAGTTCACTCCGTGCGGTTCATTAACACAGACCAAGAGGAACAATGGTGCTAAGAGAGAAGACTGTGGCACGCCTCTGGTagcctcaacccatttcgagaaagtTTGTCTGACAAGCGTCTTCTCTTACCTTCCACCAAGATCATCCTTTATCCATCCAaggagtaatgtgtgtgtgtgtgtgtgtgtgtgtgtgtgtgtgtgtgtgtgtgtgtgtgtgtgtgtgtgtatactttcaCCGTACTCGGGTGTAATTTGGATGCCATTTTAGTCAGATCATCCTCAGACAGCGTGTTTCATCTCATCCATAACTGGATTAACCTTTTCCGCTGATAGATTCTGTACCTTCCTGCACCTGAATTCCACCTAAGCGTATGCTGGCCTCAGGGCTGTTACTGTGAGAGGCTCTGGGCTGGTGGATGAAGCGACACGTCTGATCATTTTTCTCCTTACATAAATTTTCATTCAAGGAAAGTATCATAAGTTGTCTCCTCGAACGTGATCATTTGTCCATGGAAGTATTTTCTTATTCCTTTGAAAATGACAAAGGTGTGTGTAGTAAATATATTTTCTAGTCCATGTTATCATCCTAGATACATCTTTCTTAGTGCAATGCT contains:
- the LOC139755845 gene encoding uncharacterized protein, which codes for MKVLVLFALVAFATAKPQYWWPHTTPLVTVKSTDVASPIIPYAGLPWTHGLFPYSLMAAAKPAEERAKRSAEADPEADPQILYTSSMSYPYAGNAWAYHGPWTWPYGVNPLLTVAKPAEETRAKRSADAEPEADPFLLYSSGISHPYTGYPWAYNTFPYNWHYGMRPLVTVAKPAEAARAKRSADADADPQVILNTPFNYPYAAHPYAYSIEAGSGFITPYSGIFSYSTPVVTNAKVQIE